The following proteins come from a genomic window of Corallococcus sp. NCRR:
- a CDS encoding VWA domain-containing protein, translating into MSRAGRWLALTLVGFAVVVACTDSYLYDPRRDTEVPADRAVALDGRFCTLGANEVIRPIKIIVAMDASQSMRVSDPDGTRATALVDLIENLPQDDEVSIAVMLFAGSTTAFLTQDPGPPAEDGFVQVSRLDATQKAILTEKLLTFRNTDTSPNRDSTDFVKPLSDIYSLINTDIARARQQPSGSDALAQARYSVIFLSDGKPTNNQDDELIRGDAVVRIRQLRDLVEDVRFNTVHVFNPTQPVPSVCDLVAEDGGFGDGGCPLLIINQNADRLEKMATLGGGNFRDFRNNEPINFLNFQFGQVRRAFIVKDFVASNFSAPPGSPLDEADTDGDGLTDAREYELGTNPNLRDTDGDGFSDGVEVYFRDRGVQFDPTQEVQPDGGGLDKGCPPALRGVDTDCDGLLDCDEQFIGTNATLQDSDGDGVPDGMEWRGGTQGSSNDMDEDPDTDGLTNRSEARMHMRPLQVDTANLASDAYRYSMEADGPVDDQGRQCYRFRVDNVLLAPTIAMIADGGVDGGVDAGTVQRGAGYNDIYLSVAMLPADDPTARTLVRTFRVDSVRYPVGGIKSPPDGVIRVNPEDFVDGCPGVAPTLSPVP; encoded by the coding sequence CGCTTCTGCACGCTGGGCGCCAATGAGGTCATCCGGCCCATCAAGATCATCGTCGCCATGGACGCCAGCCAGTCCATGCGCGTGAGCGACCCGGACGGCACGCGGGCCACGGCGCTGGTGGACCTGATTGAGAACCTCCCGCAGGACGACGAGGTCTCCATCGCGGTGATGCTCTTCGCGGGCAGCACCACGGCATTCCTCACGCAGGACCCGGGGCCGCCGGCGGAGGATGGCTTCGTGCAGGTGTCCAGGCTGGACGCCACCCAGAAGGCCATCCTCACGGAGAAGCTGCTGACCTTCCGCAACACGGACACGTCGCCGAACCGGGACTCGACGGACTTCGTCAAGCCGCTGTCGGACATCTACTCGCTCATCAACACGGACATCGCGCGGGCGCGGCAGCAGCCCAGCGGGAGCGACGCGCTGGCGCAGGCGCGCTACTCGGTCATCTTCCTGTCGGACGGCAAGCCCACCAACAACCAGGACGACGAGCTCATCCGCGGTGACGCGGTGGTGCGCATCCGCCAGCTGCGCGACCTGGTGGAGGACGTGCGCTTCAACACCGTGCACGTCTTCAACCCCACGCAGCCGGTGCCGTCCGTGTGCGACCTGGTGGCGGAGGACGGCGGCTTCGGCGACGGCGGCTGCCCGCTGCTCATCATCAACCAGAACGCGGACCGCCTGGAGAAGATGGCCACGCTGGGCGGCGGCAACTTCCGCGACTTCCGCAACAACGAGCCCATCAACTTCCTCAACTTCCAGTTCGGCCAGGTGCGCCGCGCCTTCATCGTGAAGGACTTCGTGGCCTCCAACTTCTCCGCGCCCCCGGGCAGCCCGCTGGATGAAGCGGACACGGACGGTGACGGCCTCACCGACGCGCGCGAGTACGAGCTGGGGACCAACCCCAACCTGCGCGACACGGACGGCGACGGCTTCAGCGACGGCGTGGAGGTGTACTTCCGCGACCGCGGCGTGCAGTTCGACCCCACCCAGGAAGTGCAGCCGGACGGCGGCGGCCTGGACAAGGGCTGCCCGCCCGCGCTGCGCGGCGTGGACACCGACTGCGACGGCCTCCTGGACTGCGACGAGCAGTTCATCGGCACCAACGCCACGCTCCAGGACAGCGACGGCGACGGCGTACCGGACGGCATGGAGTGGCGGGGTGGCACGCAGGGCTCCAGCAACGACATGGACGAGGACCCGGACACGGACGGGCTCACCAACCGCAGCGAGGCGCGCATGCACATGCGCCCGTTGCAGGTGGACACCGCGAACCTGGCCTCGGACGCGTACCGCTACAGCATGGAGGCGGACGGCCCGGTGGATGACCAGGGCCGTCAGTGCTACCGCTTCCGCGTGGACAACGTGCTGCTCGCGCCCACCATCGCCATGATCGCCGACGGCGGCGTGGATGGCGGCGTGGACGCCGGCACCGTGCAGCGCGGCGCGGGCTACAACGACATCTACCTCTCCGTGGCCATGCTGCCCGCGGACGACCCCACCGCGCGCACGCTGGTGCGCACCTTCCGCGTGGACTCCGTGCGCTACCCGGTGGGCGGCATCAAGTCGCCTCCGGATGGCGTCATCCGCGTGAACCCCGAGGACTTCGTGGACGGCTGCCCCGGCGTCGCCCCGACCCTCTCGCCCGTCCCCTGA
- a CDS encoding Ig-like domain-containing protein encodes MRMRNLWLPLTIIALTGCGDETEDLPNTPQLLIDRTELSFDTEFSAGTYVGATTFNTLYIENRGLQTLELNEASISGPSVFTMKRPENWPENGPLKLETYQRAFIEVAFKPNAAKEFTGTLTLKSNAANGETRELALKGKGIAP; translated from the coding sequence ATGCGCATGCGCAACCTGTGGCTGCCCCTCACCATCATCGCCCTGACGGGCTGCGGAGACGAGACCGAGGACCTGCCGAACACGCCGCAGCTGCTCATCGACCGGACGGAGCTGAGCTTCGACACGGAGTTCTCCGCTGGGACCTACGTGGGGGCGACGACGTTCAACACGCTCTACATCGAGAACCGCGGGCTCCAGACGCTGGAGCTCAACGAGGCCTCCATCTCCGGCCCCAGCGTCTTCACCATGAAGCGGCCGGAGAACTGGCCGGAGAACGGGCCCCTGAAGCTGGAGACCTACCAGCGCGCCTTCATCGAGGTGGCCTTCAAGCCCAACGCCGCGAAGGAGTTCACCGGCACGCTCACCCTCAAGTCCAACGCCGCCAACGGCGAAACCCGCGAGCTGGCGCTCAAGGGAAAGGGCATCGCGCCGTAG